The following nucleotide sequence is from Populus nigra chromosome 15, ddPopNigr1.1, whole genome shotgun sequence.
TTCAGTCAGGGAGAGGAAAGCTGTACAGAAAAATAATGGCTTTTCAGTTAGTgtttcaagtcatttttttgCTCTGCTCATTGAATCCATTTCTTGCAGAAGCACAATCTATGACAAAAAGTGGATGTAAAAAACGTTGTGGAAACATCATCATTCCATATCCATTTGGAATGGAAACTGGTTGTTACTTAGAAGAGAGATTCAGGATAGATTGCAACTCTAGCAGCGTTCCTACACTTGACCTAAATGGAACCAGCCTGGAGGTAACAGATATCTCAGTTGATAAACCCAACAATATTCAAATCAATTTCccaatcatctttcaaaattgCAGCAGCAAAACCAGCAGCAGGGATTCACTGGTCGTCAATTTGGAAGATacccctttttctttctcaactgAAAATCGGTTCGTTGCAGTTGGTTGCAACAACCTTGCTTTGTTGAGCAGACATGAGGCTACTGTCGGCGGGTGCATGTCAATTTGCAACGTAAGCAGTAGTGATGCCTCTGCAAATGGTACTATTTGTAATGGCATCAACTGCTGCGAGACCACAATCCCCTCAGGTCTCGATTTTTTTAACGCAACCTTACAAGTTGTAGGCGACAAGGTGAAGGATGGGTGCAAGTATGCCTACTTAGTTGATCAAAATTGGTTTAATCTGAGGCTCGACAATAACATTTCGGTGATAGATATGGACTATGTCCCAGTGGTGCTAAATTGGAGAATTGATCTTGGATTATACGAAAATATGACGCTGAATGGATCAGCGTATAGTGTAACAAATTTAACGTCTTCCGGGACTTCCAGATGTAGCCCGAACTCAACTTTTCTTCTATGTTGGTGCTCCTCAGGCTTTCAAGGCAATCCTTATATTCCTGATGGTTGTCAAGGTAATAATTATCATCAACTAAACTAATAGTTTCTTTAAACATGGATTAAAGAATAGGATAATTACATGATGTACTGAATTTTGTGTTGTCTACATATGCAGATATTAATGAATGCCAGATCTCTTCCATCAACAACACTACTATTTGCTCCAGGGACCTAATCTGTCAAAACCTATACGGCGGCCACCAATGTGTGAAGCTTGAAATCAAGAAATCTCGGGTTAAAATGGTGGGTTTAGGTATGTTGTCTTGCAACCTAGGACATGATACAAAtggatttgtttctttatttttcaacagtTTGAGAAGAAGAGTGCATGAATTTCTCAAAATGTGAATAGTCATGAAGGCTTATTGATCTGTTAATCATTATGCAGGTTTTGGCGTGGGGTTTGGAGTATTGGTCCTACTTATTGGTTCATGGTGGTTGTACAAAGTTATAAAGAAAAGCAGGAATGAAAAACGCAAGAAGATGTTCTTTGAACGGAATGGTGGTTTGTTGCTGCAAGAACAACTATCTTCAGGGGAAGTCAACGTCGAGAAAATCAAATTGTTTGGTTCAAAGGAGTTGGACAAGGCCACTGATCATTACAATGTGAATAGAACGCTTGGCCAGGGAGGCCAAGGTACAGTTTACAAAGGGATGTTAGCGGATGGAAAAATCATTGCAGTCAAGAAATCAAAAGTTCTTGATGAAGATAATCTCAGACAATTCATTAATGAAGTTGTCATTCTTTCACAAATTAACCACAGGAATGTGGTCAAGCTTTTCGGTTGTTGCTTAGAAACTGAGGTTCCATTGTTGGTCTATGAATTCATTCCTAATGGAACCCTTTACCAGTTTCTACATGACTCAAATGAAGAATTCCCATTAACTTGGGAAATGCGATTAAGGATTGCAACAGAGGTTTCTGGGGCACTTTCTTACCTACATTCAGCAGCTTCCATTCCAATTTTCCACAGAGATATCAAGTCTACAAACATACTACTAGACGAGAAGTACAGAGCCAAAGTAGCAGATTTTGGGACATCAAAGTCAGTAACCATCGACCAAACTCGTGTCACAACTCTAGTACTAGGCACCTTCGGGTACTTGGATCCAGAGTACTTCCAAACAAGCCAGTTGACAGCCAAGAGTGATGTTTATAGCTTTGGGGTGGTCCTTGCTGAGCTACTCACTGGACAAAAGCCAATCTCTTCCATGAGatcagaagaagaaaacagaagTTTAGTAACATATTTCATTGTTTCCATGGAGGAAAACCATCTATTTGACATTCTTGATCCTCAAGTTACTAtgcaaggaaagaaagaagatgtAATGATGGTTGCCATGTTGGCCAAGAGATGTTTGAGCATGAAAGGAAGAGAAAGGCCAACAATGAAAGAAGTGGCAATGGTGTTAGAGGGGATCCAAAAGTCATACGGGACTCAAAAATCACAGCACATGATCATTCCTCAAGAGATCGAGTATGATCCAAATGGTTTCATGGAGGGGCTTTGGGACCTTGCTTCTTCTGACACAACAGGCTCTACTTCGGATAGTCGTCTTGCTTCATCACTAGATAGAAAACCActcttaataaatattaaatagaattaatgcTTCCCAAAttactaaatgtttttttcttcaaagataGTGAAGCTGATAGAACTTAATTATACCACTGGATATTGTATATATTAACAGATATTGCTGCTGCTTAATACTTACTTTTCATCTGtgattgaggttttttttttttttttggatctcaGACTGAGTTTGTTTTCTAACCACAAATCAAACCTAGAAATTTATTCCTGAcaagaaaagctaaaataaataaatattgttagtTATCCGATTACCTTATATAATCAATAATTCATTGTCACTCAAAGATTTAGTTGATGCATGGCTTTTAAATCGaatcttaaatataaaaaagtattacGTAAATTAAGTCAATTATACTGTCAATAAACTAAACTACGGTGATAAACATAAAATGTATGGATAAAATGTCATGATCCTCGTTAAAGGATACTTGCATTccacctatttttttatatttattgtgtttattgattttgtttgatattatagtacatgatgttttgttttgtaattaaaaatacattaaaataatatttattttgaatttttttttactttaatatattaaaattatccaaaaatatatttaaaagcattaattttatattttttaagagaaaaataatttaaaaagtaggtTATAAGACAAAAACTTACAActaaatataaatgataatTTCTCATCAAACTGGGCCACGTTGTCAAAAAACAAAGGCCTTGCTTGTAAAGATAAACAAGTTGGAGACGTGTAAAATCCTACACGGCTAGGAGCTCAGAGAAGAGTAGCTGGGTcacaattcaattaattttacagcCGCACAGGTCCAAAGTCGACTCCCTCGTTGATTTTTGCTCCAACTGTTCTTCTGTGGCATGTCATGATCAAGAGAATTCCATTGGTTCGATATACTATAAATCAAATCTTATTTCAATAAACTGACCTCTATATAATTCACTTCTAAGATTTCATCAAATACCATGAATTCTCAAGAACATAGATAGAGAAGAAAATACCaacacataaaatattataatatcacATGGATccatgatgaaattatattaaaaaaaaagagttgcataaaaaaaaaagatgaactgAACAGGGTTATCTGTAGCGTTTTAATAAATGTTTAGTATTGTAGTGTaggatgtttttaaaaaattcttgttaaaatatttttattttattttttaacattagcacattagtcaaaaaaaaatattaatttgatattgttttacacgaaacacacttttaaaaaatataaaaaaacaaaagtcatagTAATTTTAAACACTAAGAAAAAGCACAACAGggaatagacaaaaaaaaataaaatgttttgtatAATTGTACAGTGCTGTCAACCACGTTTTATGAGAGGCAaagaatagtaaaaaaaatattttttttcattattttgaataatgtataattaatttgacaTGAAAGTAAAATTAACAGTTATCATCAAAtgattcaagaattttttttgatttgtttagcATTACTGCAGtatttttataacaataaaTAGTTAGGTAAAGAAGTTTATTCTCTTACATGACTTTTCGAACataatatatgaaaagaaatatagTTTCATGGACACCTCATCTCACTTGTCTGTACACCTATCCACATGTAAgcctaaattaaataaaatcttgacGAGACACATTGTTAGAAACATCGATCGGGTCATGACTATTTACCAGCTTTAATACATCTGTGATCgttgtcgcggggtgcgcggcgtcgcggcgaatatTCCACTTTTAAATCTAGGAAAAAGTATATGGTATCTATTtgacaaatgtggggagacaaaaaaatattgtcttttgttggtaggaaatggaatgggagtcgccacctagtattttggtcactaggaaccctaactggtcttagagattgggtacggggactggttgcgtaaagggaaggtattagcaccccaaatacgccctacctaaggtaagctgcattgtttaactGTCTGATaagattcaaggtctcgttgtgtttcctagttgttggtctatctatggttcaagaaaagtcctcctcaataaggaggtccttatcttatcggtgaaacctaaccgttctaacgtctatgtaaaaaaccatatttttaatatcaggaatacgttttacgtataaattcgtaatcccaaatactaaaagaagacaaaaagattttttagaatttttgaaatattggcctagttctcatggcttgaataaactggtcaTTAAAGCCACAATGCATGCTAATacctatattgtttttgaaactttctttgttgtatgaaaatatgatattatatttatatatatatgttggagagactaggccgtattttaaaacaaaacattttttaattatgtattttttttctttgatgttttgacgcaaatcgggtattttaatacggggttggtatccttacggtataaaaatacaacccaatattaatccactttaacaaaaatgcagaaaaatcaacaatatttttaaagatatttaggaaaatttttgaaagcaaaagacattttttattttgaaaatctttgacgttttgatgaaaaccgggtattttaataccggatttgtatctttacagtataaaaatacaaaccgatattgatcaaaatacagtaataaacttacagaaaaatcacatatttttggaaataatttttcgaagaaaattattaattttttttatatgtatctagatataaataatacaaaacacaatataatgtacataatatataattgggctgggctgggccggcccaattcgttgggccggactcagccccaaaataTGTCGGGCCGAAATCTCGGCCCAACAAAAATCTGATATTTCTTttctgggccagacccggcccagaagacagggctgggccaggattAGCCTGGCCCATCAACAAAACCAGCTGGGCCAGAACAAGTCTGGCCCAGCACAAGAATCcaacgggggggggggggaattattttccccccatccTTCTGCATGCAGAAGGAAACGCAGCTGACACAAATAAAATGAGGAGGAAGGAAAgtttacctggcgcggaggagtTGGTGCGTTGCTGGGAGGCCGGTGGTGCTGCGGTGGAGTCTGGTCCCGGCTGGAAGAAGGAGGAGCGGAttcctgcagaggagaaggaaagctctCGGCTGGAACCTTTGGTGTGGCTGAGGAAGGAGCTGCTACTCCGGTTGCTGCTGGGCGTCGCTGGAGGAAGGAGGACTGCTGTTGGCCGGTGAAGAAGCTGGAAGGCGGAGGCTTGCTCCTGTGGAGGCTGTCACTGCTGAGGAGGCCGCGGGGGGCGTTGCTGGGGCTGCTGAAGCTGCGGTGAAGGAGCAGCTGAGGGAGGAGCTGCTACTGGCTTTGTGTTGATGGGAAGGAGAGGGGACAGTGTTTTGGGGGGCTGCTGGAGACGATGGGGCaggttgagggagaagaaaaaaaaaaatcaaaaacaggGGGGTGGCTCTAAGGCTGGCGGCTAGAAATGAAGAAGAGGGAGGGGAGATGTGTGTGAGGGTTGTTCGGCTGCTGAGGGTCTGtcgatggaagaaaaaaaatagaggcgcTGATGCTGGCGGAGCAGAGGGAGAAGaagctggaaaaagaaaaatgtttgcaGGAAAAACACGCAGGAAAAGCTTATTTTGTGCCAACTTTGAGCTCCGTTCCTCCAACCGTCTGACCATGAAAAttctttctatttatagggctggaaagagggtaatcttgtcttcaatggggaaaaagtctcagcccttgattcgactcgagcaATCCAAACCgtcggttcaaagtgtgcacctcgaactgccaaatttgcAGACTGCCCGAGGTGCATGTTTTGGCCCAATAAACGGAGCCGTTCCAAAccttttcgacccgaccggaccactcCCCGGGATAAAGGAGTTccaggtggacatgttggtgcatgctttgtcggatttgggggccaaacgaggcagaaaacacgtctggaagtcggccactcgggcagcttggtggggaagaaaatgaacagtaccgggcgacgcgtcgcctgattcctgccccctttttttttttttttttttttttaagtttcaaaacagcccctcaatcatttttttgcttttcgattgcatccctgccaatttcggtctccgtccctcttgttggccgcgtttttcactttagtccttggtctctgatttatgcaattgagcccttaattgatcaataaactttcaatttcttcaattaggccccttaatcaattaattccagcccctatacttacgcgccttcttcaatttggtccttggtttcggatttcttcaattaagtccctaattggcccttaaacttcaatatttatgcaattaagcccctgatttgccctaataaattcctaaaaaatatattttggccccagaacttaaatttcttctaattaaagcccaaattgacttaaaaatcaatttttcttgcaatcaaatcccctataaattcatttaaaaatccaattaaatccataatcatctaaatttgggcttttctcctccaatttcaAATTTCCTCCTCAatagggctctcctccttcaagaatatactgtcaaaaatccaatctttgtatttttaacctcattgaccaattttccgatcATTTTCTGagtgcttctgcctcctgttatttttcttaacctcctttggctatatatatatatttttatatatatattttgtggggacccaaaaatgggttacaacagatgccccctctttataatgcttacggagcaaggtttttgcgcagtaagttttataaagataaacccaaaacggaaactcccggaactgatctgattgaagcttgattgatctgaaacttgtcttttatagcaatctcaacttggaatcccatccgGCGATTCcatttaaccaacatgaaatatgaggtcctgTCTgacgacctcctttaaccaatatcgaaatacgagatcccttctggcgatctcctttaatcaacttggaatcccatctggcgattcccctttttcttttttctttttttctttttacgaggtcccatctagcgacctccaaatagcgaaatgcgagatcccttctggcgatctcctttattcaacttggaatcccatctggcgattccttcttttattcaacatgtaatacgaggtcccatctggcgacctccgaatagcgaaacacgagatcccttctggcgatctccttcaatcttggaatcccatctggcgattccttttattcaacatgtaatacggggtcccatctggcgacctccgaatagcgaaacacgagatcccttttggcgatctcctttaaacgacttggaatcccatctggcgattccttttattcaacatgtaatacggggtcccatctggcgacctccgaatagcgaaacacgagatcccttctggcgatctccttcaatcttggaatcccatctggcgattccttttattcatcatgtaatacggggtcccatctggcgacctccgaatagcgaaacacgagatcccttctggcgatctcctttaaacgacttggaatcccatctggcgattccttttattcaacatgtaatacggggtcccatctggcgacctccgaatagcgaaacacgagatcccttctggcgatctccttcaatcttggaatcccatctggcgattccttttattcaacctgtaatacggggtcccatctggcgacctccgaatagcgaaacacgagatcccttctggcgatcttcttcaatcttggaatcccatctggcgattccttttattcaacatgtaatacggggtcccatctggcgacctctgaatagcgaaacacgagatcccttctggcgatctccttcaatcttggaatcccatctggcgattccttttattcaaagctgaaatacgatgtcgttcttcctgatggtaGGGCTCAAcacttctcatttttttctatttcttgttcttctcgTTGTTCCAGAATCCACTATGATTCACAACtgtgattctttgctatcatcTGCTATATGATTCcttcttcgtctccaatcttgTGGGAGTGCATTAAGAAttcctcctgtaatgatccaaaaaacatatatacaatgatttatgattagatgccatgcatgcattcgtacctggttttgaaacataggccccatcctcttcttctagttcatgggactccctcttaacatgagcttgcttttgacgtcgtatgctggattcatctctcgtgttgtctctgactttcttcaagtagtccttttcccaaaatgtatgacttgtcattgcccctttgtcatgcttttgtcaaatgctttagcttggttttcaaaacTATAGGCTTCCGTGCATTTTAAACACGTAAAACTTTccatgaaaacatctcttattgcccccagtgtaggggtgtgattctagcctaggcttttgtatagagaagaaattcgttcagccgatgctaaactttttaggtgcgataacaacaagacatgcactgttgggattaatgcaaaaatgattgttgtgagatcaatgcaaaagagaaagaagtcaatggccaaactttgctttattgatttaagagcctacatcaagcataatatctttttacagagtcagaattcacaggtcgagctaggtcttctccatccattctagccaacttcagcgctcctcctgagaatgccttctttactacgtaaggaccctcgtaatttggtgcccatttgctttgatcgaCTCCAGGCagtgacaatattttcttcaatactagatccccttcttgaaacaaccgcggtctaacctttttatcatatgccttggccattcgtttctggtagagttggtgatgacatatcgcagctatcctcttttcgctgATCAAGTTCAGTTGCTCATATCTCACTTTGGCCCACTCGGCCTCCTCTAATTCGGAATCCatcaacactcttaacgacgggatttctacttccaaaggcatcactgcttccataccgtacaccagagaatatggggtagtccctgtcgaggtcctgactgtagtgcggtatgcatgaagggcgaatgacaacatctcatgccaatctcta
It contains:
- the LOC133674027 gene encoding wall-associated receptor kinase-like 10 is translated as MAFQLVFQVIFLLCSLNPFLAEAQSMTKSGCKKRCGNIIIPYPFGMETGCYLEERFRIDCNSSSVPTLDLNGTSLEVTDISVDKPNNIQINFPIIFQNCSSKTSSRDSLVVNLEDTPFSFSTENRFVAVGCNNLALLSRHEATVGGCMSICNVSSSDASANGTICNGINCCETTIPSGLDFFNATLQVVGDKVKDGCKYAYLVDQNWFNLRLDNNISVIDMDYVPVVLNWRIDLGLYENMTLNGSAYSVTNLTSSGTSRCSPNSTFLLCWCSSGFQGNPYIPDGCQDINECQISSINNTTICSRDLICQNLYGGHQCVKLEIKKSRVKMVGLGFGVGFGVLVLLIGSWWLYKVIKKSRNEKRKKMFFERNGGLLLQEQLSSGEVNVEKIKLFGSKELDKATDHYNVNRTLGQGGQGTVYKGMLADGKIIAVKKSKVLDEDNLRQFINEVVILSQINHRNVVKLFGCCLETEVPLLVYEFIPNGTLYQFLHDSNEEFPLTWEMRLRIATEVSGALSYLHSAASIPIFHRDIKSTNILLDEKYRAKVADFGTSKSVTIDQTRVTTLVLGTFGYLDPEYFQTSQLTAKSDVYSFGVVLAELLTGQKPISSMRSEEENRSLVTYFIVSMEENHLFDILDPQVTMQGKKEDVMMVAMLAKRCLSMKGRERPTMKEVAMVLEGIQKSYGTQKSQHMIIPQEIEYDPNGFMEGLWDLASSDTTGSTSDSRLASSLDRKPLLINIK